A region of Mauremys mutica isolate MM-2020 ecotype Southern chromosome 2, ASM2049712v1, whole genome shotgun sequence DNA encodes the following proteins:
- the GJC2 gene encoding gap junction gamma-2 protein — translation MTNMSWSFLTRLLEEIHNHSTFVGKVWLTVLIVFRIVLTAVGGESIYSDEQSKFTCNTKQPGCDNVCYDAFAPLSHVRFWVFQIIMISTPSIMYLGYAIHRIARSSEEEKRLKVLKKKKKQFALNWQAVRNLEDPLEADEEEPMISDNTVENEEKAKANKKSKEQQKHDGRRRIKQEGLMKIYVFQLIARASFEVCFLVGQYFLYGFEVEAYFVCNRAPCPHTVDCFVSRPTEKTIFLLVMYVVSCLCLLLNMCEMFHLGFGTIRDAIRNRKINSFRQPPYNYSYSKNISCPPEYNLVVKSEKPAKVPNSLLAHEQNLANVAQEQQCTSPDENIPPDLSTLHKHLRVAQEQLDIAFQSYSATQANMQPSRTSSPPSGGTVVEQNRVNTAHEKQGAKPKASSEKGSSSSKDGKSSVWI, via the coding sequence ATGACCAACATGAGCTGGAGTTTTCTCACCCGTCTGCTAGAAGAAATTCACAATCACTCCACTTTTGTGGGGAAGGTCTGGCTCACCGTGCTGATCGTCTTCCGTATCGTCCTGACGGCTGTCGGAGGGGAGTCCATATACTCAGATGAACAGAGCAAATTCACGTGTAACACCAAGCAACCAGGCTGTGACAATGTCTGCTACGATGCCTTCGCACCGCTATCACATGTCCGGTTCTGGGTCTTCCAGATCATCATGATCTCAACCCCTTCCATCATGTACCTGGGCTATGCCATCCATAGGATCGCTAGGTCCTCCGAGGAGGAGAAGAGGCTTAAGGTactcaagaagaagaagaagcagtTTGCTTTGAACTGGCAGGCCGTCCGTAACTTGGAAGACCCTTTGGAAGCAGACGAAGAGGAGCCCATGATCTCCGATAACACGGTGGAAAATGAGGAGAAAgccaaagcaaacaaaaagagcaAGGAGCAGCAGAAGCACGACGGGAGGAGACGCATTAAGCAAGAAGGGCTGATGAAGATTTACGTCTTCCAGCTCATTGCTAGAGCTTCATTTGAAGTTTGTTTCCTGGTTGGGCAGTATTTTCTCTATGGCTTTGAGGTGGAAGCATATTTTGTCTGCAACAGAGCCCCTTGCCCTCACACCGTGGACTGCTTTGTGTCAAGGCCGACAGAGAAGACCATCTTTCTCCTGGTGATGTATGTTGTGAGCTGCCTGTGTCTGTTGCTCAACATGTGTGAAATGTTCCACTTGGGGTTTGGGACCATTCGAGATGCCATTCGCAACAGAAAGATTAATAGTTTCAGGCAGCCTCCATACAACTATTCCTATTCGAAGAATATCTCCTGCCCTCCCGAGTATAACCTGGTCGTGAAATCGGAGAAGCCCGCAAAGGTCCCAAATAGCCTGTTGGCCCATGAGCAGAACTTGGCTAACGTTGCTCAAGAACAACAGTGCACAAGCCCAGATGAGAACATCCCGCCAGATCTGTCCACCCTTCATAAACACTTGAGAGTGGCCCAGGAGCAGTTAGACATCGCATTCCAGAGCTACAGTGCCACTCAGGCCAACATGCAGCCTTCCAGAACCAGTAGCCCACCTTCAGGTGGGACGGTGGTAGAACAGAACAGGGTCAATACTGCCCATGAGAAACAAGGCGCTAAGCCCAAAGCCAGTTCAGAAAAAGGTAGTTCTAGCAGCAAAGATGGAAAGAGTTCTGTATGGATATAA